CGTCGAGTTCTCGCTGGCGATGCCGCCGACCCAACAGCTCTCTGAGGGGTGGACCAGGTCGATCATCCGACGGTCGCTCGCCGACCGCCTCCCCGAGGAGATCGGGACGCGCGTGTGGAAGACCGATATGAGCCAGGGGTTCTGGAACTCGCTCGCTCGAGAAGACGACCGACTCGAGCGCCTCGTCGCCGACCCCGGCCCGCTCGAGGACTTCGTCGACCAGGACGCGCTGCGAGCGGCCCACGAACGGTTCGCCGAAACCCAGAGCACCCGTGATGCGCGAGCACTCTGGCGCGCACTCTCGCTCTCGACGTGGATGAAGACGTGGGCCCACACGAGCGGTCAGTGACCCACGACTGACGTCGTGGGCTTGTCAGTGGACTCCCCTTCTGCCGCCGAATCGACGGAGGCGTGGAACTCGCCGTTCAGGCTCAGCGTCCCTGACGTCAGCGCACACTGACAGAGTGCGCCTCCACTCGAAGACGTCTGCCCCGAGTGGAGTCGCTCGAGCAGTTTGCGAGCGATGTTCTTGCTCGCGTTGTAGTCCGCATTCAGTTCGTACTCGCACTGCTGGCAGACGAGCTGGTGTTTCGACCGCCTGTTTATTTCGTGGGTGAACCCGCACTTCGAACACCGTTGACTCGTGTACGATGGACTTACCTGCGCGACCTCGAGACCGCACATCTCGGCTTTGTACTCGACGTACTCGAACAGGCGTCGGAACGCCCAGGCGTGGAATCGCTTTGCACCAGCCATCCGGTCACGAATATCGGTCAGGTCCTCGAAGGCGATATGCGTACAATCGTGGTCGCGAGCCTCGTCGAGAATCCGATTCGACGCGCGGTGTAATTCGTCCTGCATCCAGCGGTGTTCGCGGTCTTCCATCGACTGGATCGATAAGTGCGCCGACCGCGTGCCCGACCGTTGCATCGACCCGCGCGTCTTTTCGAACTCTCGGCGTCGGTGGGTCATCTCGTCGGCCTTCCCGACGAACGCGCCCGTCGAAGTCACGGCGAGCGAGCCATCCACGTTCAGGTCGACACCGAGGACTGTTCTGTGCTTGGCGTCCTCAGAACGCGAAGCGTTCTGATGGGCTGCATCAGACCGTGTCTGATGAACGTCTTCAGAAGGAGTCGTTGACGGCTCTTGGTCGTCTCCCGTTCGGCGCATCCGTGTGTGGAGATAGAACGACTCCGTGGAGCGGTCGTACTGGAGCGTCGAGGTGCGGAACTCGTAATCCTCGTTCAGTAGGTACTCGCCAATCGGCGTCCCCTCGGCGTCGTCGGGCAGCACGTAGTCACACTCGAGGCGACCGTTCACGGTCGAGAGCGAGACGTGGTCGCGGTAGAACGTCGCGGCACGTTTGTCGTAGACGACGCTCCACGCGTCGAAGTGCCGTTGGCTCGTGGTCTCGCCCTTCTCGCGTCGGGCGACCCCGCTTTTGGTCGCCTCGATAGCGCGTCGGATCCCTTTCTGGACGAGGTTCGCGGTTAACTCCGTCTCGTCGCGAAGTTGCTCGTAGAGGGCGTTCTCGGCCGTTCGCTTTGAACTCACGCAGTAGGCGTTCGGGTGTCTCCACGCCCACGCTGCGGTAGTGTTCGCACAGTGGAGGAACTGGTCGTTGGTCCGATGGAGGTCCTCGCACCGCCCGTCGGGTACGTCGAGTTCGACTTTGACAGTGCGGATCACATCCTCCATCTGTAGGAGACACTGCCGCGTATTTGGGTATAAAGTCTCGGCGTGGTAGGGGAGTCAGTCTCCTCTCGCTCGTGGATTGAACCGAACGGTATCGGATTCCTCCCACGGCTTGAGCCGTGGGCTTCCTCCTCGCATCTCTGTGAACTGACTTCACGCCCGTATCGGAGCAACCTTAATTATAGAAAGCCAACAATTCGGTGATGGGTCATGACAAGAGACACGGGTGACTACGGTGTACCTGAACTGACCGAATACGGGTCCGTTGAGGCAATCACGGAACAGCAATACAACAAAGACGGCACGTCGACCGACCAGTACACCGACGACACGAACGGTGAGATCGTGGGCTCGACCAGCCCGTATCCCTGACTCGTCGTCGGGTCGAAGCCGAGACCGTGCTGTCGTGACAGTCTGGTTTCCACGACAGCGCTGTGGGCCCTGCCGGGCCCCGTTCGGATGCCACTATCGTCGCTTGTGGACGCTTCCGATTAGATGTCACTGTCGAGGCGCATTCGAGATCCGAACGATGGGCGGATCCGATCCCGTCGTTTACTCTCGAATGCGCGGCAGATCACCGTTCACCAGTCGTTGGTCGTCGGTCACATATTCGTTCCCTCGGGTCACGATCCAGTTCCTACGCTAGTTTTATATTGATCGACAGGAACGATCCAGTTAGGATGACGCGTCAGCAATCCAACAGCGAGTACACGTCGCCCCAGATGACCGAATACGGACCCGTCGAATCGATCACCGAGCAGTCGAACAAGGAGGGAGGGGCGACCGACCAGTACAGTGACAACACTCCGCTCGTCGGTTCGATCTCGCCCGCGTCGTAACGTACCATCGCT
This DNA window, taken from Halosimplex litoreum, encodes the following:
- a CDS encoding RNA-guided endonuclease InsQ/TnpB family protein, translated to MEDVIRTVKVELDVPDGRCEDLHRTNDQFLHCANTTAAWAWRHPNAYCVSSKRTAENALYEQLRDETELTANLVQKGIRRAIEATKSGVARREKGETTSQRHFDAWSVVYDKRAATFYRDHVSLSTVNGRLECDYVLPDDAEGTPIGEYLLNEDYEFRTSTLQYDRSTESFYLHTRMRRTGDDQEPSTTPSEDVHQTRSDAAHQNASRSEDAKHRTVLGVDLNVDGSLAVTSTGAFVGKADEMTHRRREFEKTRGSMQRSGTRSAHLSIQSMEDREHRWMQDELHRASNRILDEARDHDCTHIAFEDLTDIRDRMAGAKRFHAWAFRRLFEYVEYKAEMCGLEVAQVSPSYTSQRCSKCGFTHEINRRSKHQLVCQQCEYELNADYNASKNIARKLLERLHSGQTSSSGGALCQCALTSGTLSLNGEFHASVDSAAEGESTDKPTTSVVGH